A single genomic interval of Asinibacterium sp. OR53 harbors:
- the groL gene encoding chaperonin GroEL (60 kDa chaperone family; promotes refolding of misfolded polypeptides especially under stressful conditions; forms two stacked rings of heptamers to form a barrel-shaped 14mer; ends can be capped by GroES; misfolded proteins enter the barrel where they are refolded when GroES binds): protein MAKQIFFDIEARNKMKKGVDTLANAVKVTLGPKGRNVVIEKKFGAPSITKDGVTVAKEIELEDAIENMGAQMVKEVASKTADIAGDGTTTATVLAQSIISEGLKNVAAGANPMDLKRGIDKAVAKVIESLKAQSQTVGNDTKKIEQVAAISANSDMEIGKLIAQAMSKVGKEGVITVEEAKGTDTTVDVVEGMQFDRGYISPYFVTNSEKMEAELQNPFILIYDKKISAMKDILHILEKVAQSGRPLVIIAEDLEGEALATLVVNKLRGTIKVAAVKAPGFGDRRKEMLTDIAILTAGTVVSEEQGFKLENADLSYLGQAASITIDKDNTTIVGGKGKKADIVARVNQIKAQIENTTSDYDREKLQERLAKLSGGVAVLYVGAATEVEMKEKKDRVDDALHATRAAVEEGIVPGGGVAYIRAVETLEKLKGGNEDEITGIQIVKRAIEEPLRQIVANSGIEGSIVVQKIKEGKADFGFNARTEVYENLFKAGVIDPTKVTRVALENAASIASMLLTTECVIADKPKPEAPMPHGAPDMGGMGGY, encoded by the coding sequence ATGGCAAAGCAGATATTCTTCGATATCGAAGCAAGAAATAAAATGAAAAAAGGCGTTGACACCCTGGCCAACGCTGTAAAAGTAACCCTCGGTCCTAAAGGCCGTAACGTGGTTATCGAGAAAAAATTCGGTGCGCCTTCTATTACTAAAGATGGTGTAACCGTAGCAAAAGAAATTGAACTGGAAGACGCCATCGAGAACATGGGCGCCCAGATGGTAAAAGAAGTGGCTTCCAAAACTGCAGATATTGCAGGTGATGGTACCACTACCGCTACTGTACTGGCCCAGTCTATCATCAGCGAAGGTTTGAAGAACGTAGCAGCAGGCGCCAACCCGATGGACCTGAAGCGCGGTATCGACAAAGCCGTTGCCAAAGTGATTGAAAGCCTGAAAGCGCAATCACAGACTGTAGGTAACGACACCAAAAAAATTGAGCAGGTAGCTGCTATCTCTGCCAACAGCGATATGGAAATCGGTAAGCTGATTGCCCAGGCTATGAGCAAAGTAGGCAAAGAAGGTGTGATCACTGTAGAAGAAGCAAAAGGCACCGATACTACCGTTGACGTAGTAGAAGGTATGCAGTTCGATCGCGGTTATATCTCTCCTTATTTCGTTACCAACAGCGAAAAAATGGAAGCTGAACTGCAGAACCCCTTCATCCTGATCTACGACAAGAAGATCAGCGCTATGAAAGATATCCTCCACATCCTGGAGAAAGTAGCACAGAGCGGCCGTCCGCTCGTGATCATCGCCGAAGACCTCGAAGGTGAAGCACTCGCTACCCTGGTGGTGAACAAACTGCGTGGTACCATTAAAGTGGCTGCTGTTAAAGCACCCGGCTTTGGCGACCGCAGGAAAGAAATGCTCACCGATATCGCTATCCTCACTGCAGGTACTGTAGTAAGCGAAGAGCAGGGCTTCAAACTGGAGAATGCCGACCTCAGCTACCTGGGTCAGGCTGCTTCAATCACCATCGATAAAGACAATACCACCATCGTTGGCGGTAAAGGTAAAAAAGCCGATATCGTTGCCCGCGTAAACCAGATCAAAGCACAGATCGAGAATACCACTTCTGACTACGACCGCGAAAAACTCCAGGAGCGCCTGGCTAAACTGAGTGGTGGTGTGGCTGTACTGTATGTAGGTGCTGCTACTGAAGTAGAAATGAAAGAAAAGAAAGACCGCGTAGACGATGCCCTGCACGCAACACGCGCTGCCGTTGAAGAAGGCATTGTACCGGGTGGTGGTGTGGCTTATATCCGTGCCGTAGAAACCCTGGAAAAACTGAAAGGTGGTAACGAAGACGAGATCACCGGTATCCAGATCGTTAAACGCGCCATCGAAGAGCCCCTTCGCCAGATCGTTGCCAACAGCGGTATCGAAGGTTCTATCGTGGTACAGAAGATCAAAGAAGGCAAAGCCGATTTCGGTTTCAACGCCCGCACCGAGGTATACGAGAACCTGTTCAAAGCAGGTGTAATCGACCCTACCAAAGTAACCCGCGTAGCACTGGAAAACGCCGCTTCTATCGCTTCTATGCTGCTGACCACTGAGTGTGTGATCGCCGACAAACCCAAGCCTGAAGCTCCGATGCCTCATGGCGCACCTGATATGGGTGGAATGGGTGGATATTAA
- the groES gene encoding co-chaperone GroES: MAKKLNVTPLHDRVIVKPAAAEEKTAGGIIIPDTAKEKPQRGTIVAAGAGKKDEPMTVKTGDTVLYGKYAGTEIQIEGQDLLIMRESDILAIV, translated from the coding sequence ATGGCTAAGAAACTCAACGTTACACCTTTGCACGACAGGGTAATCGTTAAGCCTGCCGCTGCCGAAGAAAAAACTGCAGGCGGTATCATCATCCCCGACACCGCTAAAGAAAAACCCCAACGCGGCACTATTGTAGCTGCCGGAGCCGGTAAAAAAGATGAACCGATGACCGTTAAAACCGGCGACACCGTTTTATATGGTAAATATGCAGGAACGGAAATCCAGATCGAAGGACAGGATCTGTTGATCATGCGTGAGAGCGATATTCTGGCAATTGTTTAA
- the nusB gene encoding transcription antitermination factor NusB: protein MISRRNIRVKVMQLLYMIEAADGIPAFKQPVGELQKQLDKSRELFVYLLYFLTEVARYAEVNAQKRASRNLPTEADLNVNTKIAGNQLLWQILEDDSFKKAVEKDMPQQLIDRELVKKIYEDLTGTEQYQTYIATPSRDKNSEKEILKLIFTHLMLPNEHFITHVEELFNNWDDDADMIDQLMMSYLQKPASFHLSQMLSEEKWIFAKTLLETVLEKKEYTTSLITPKLKNWDAERIAILDMILMRMGVCELLYFETIPTKVTINEYIDLAKEYSTAQSGQFVNGILDNIHKELTEAGKINKIQYKNKI from the coding sequence ATGATCAGCAGAAGAAATATCCGGGTAAAAGTAATGCAGCTCCTGTATATGATTGAAGCGGCAGACGGTATACCGGCTTTTAAACAACCGGTAGGAGAGCTTCAAAAACAGCTCGACAAGAGCCGGGAGCTTTTTGTCTACCTCCTTTATTTCCTGACAGAAGTGGCGCGTTATGCCGAGGTTAATGCCCAAAAAAGGGCTTCCCGCAACCTGCCCACCGAAGCCGACCTCAACGTTAACACCAAAATTGCCGGTAACCAGCTCCTCTGGCAGATACTGGAAGACGATTCTTTTAAAAAGGCAGTCGAAAAAGATATGCCCCAGCAACTGATCGACAGGGAACTGGTGAAAAAGATATATGAAGACCTCACCGGAACGGAACAATACCAGACTTATATTGCCACGCCTTCCCGCGATAAGAACAGCGAAAAAGAGATCCTGAAACTGATCTTCACCCATCTCATGTTGCCCAATGAACATTTTATCACGCATGTGGAAGAATTATTCAACAACTGGGACGATGACGCCGATATGATTGATCAACTGATGATGAGTTATTTGCAAAAGCCTGCATCTTTCCACCTCTCGCAAATGCTGAGCGAAGAAAAATGGATCTTTGCGAAGACCCTGCTGGAAACCGTTTTAGAAAAGAAAGAATACACCACCAGTCTCATTACACCCAAATTGAAGAACTGGGATGCAGAGCGTATTGCCATACTGGATATGATTTTGATGCGTATGGGCGTTTGCGAATTGCTCTACTTCGAAACCATTCCTACCAAAGTAACCATCAACGAATACATCGACCTGGCCAAGGAATACAGTACGGCGCAAAGCGGACAGTTTGTAAATGGTATCCTGGATAATATCCATAAGGAACTCACTGAAGCCGGGAAGATCAATAAGATACAATACAAAAACAAAATATAA
- a CDS encoding DUF1573 domain-containing protein, translating to MKRILTGMLFCATVAAFLSACNNTVKVNQQPAADTAHYTTVQWLDSVVNFGSIKMGEQIDIRFRVRNSGHQPLYLTDVKAVCGCTVADYTKQAIAPGDTGIVVGSFDSKKAHVGTVRKSILATTNSRNGYNHDLIFTGDIQE from the coding sequence ATGAAACGGATATTGACGGGTATGCTGTTCTGTGCAACCGTGGCGGCTTTTTTGTCGGCCTGCAATAATACCGTGAAAGTAAACCAGCAGCCCGCTGCCGATACGGCTCATTATACAACCGTACAGTGGCTGGATTCTGTGGTGAATTTCGGCAGCATCAAAATGGGAGAGCAGATCGATATCCGTTTCCGCGTCAGGAACAGCGGTCATCAGCCACTTTACCTCACCGATGTGAAAGCGGTTTGTGGTTGTACGGTTGCCGATTATACCAAGCAAGCCATCGCCCCGGGCGATACCGGCATAGTGGTGGGGTCCTTCGATAGCAAAAAAGCGCATGTGGGCACGGTTCGGAAAAGTATACTGGCTACCACAAATTCACGCAATGGTTACAATCACGACCTTATCTTTACGGGCGATATTCAAGAATAA
- the yajC gene encoding preprotein translocase subunit YajC: MFYLNSVLLAANPQQGGGMMQLVLMGGIILVFWLFMIRPQAKKAKDQKKFIDNMQKGDKVVTIAGIHGTVNKINEDNTLQLEVNPGSYLKIEKSSISMEWTAAINKAAAADKK, translated from the coding sequence ATGTTTTATCTGAATTCAGTTTTACTGGCGGCGAACCCTCAACAGGGCGGCGGCATGATGCAATTGGTATTGATGGGTGGTATCATCCTTGTTTTCTGGCTGTTCATGATCCGTCCACAAGCGAAAAAAGCAAAAGACCAGAAAAAGTTCATCGACAATATGCAGAAAGGCGATAAAGTGGTAACCATTGCAGGTATCCACGGTACGGTGAACAAGATCAATGAAGACAATACCCTTCAGCTGGAAGTAAACCCCGGCAGCTACCTGAAGATCGAAAAATCTTCTATCAGCATGGAATGGACGGCTGCGATCAACAAAGCTGCTGCGGCTGATAAAAAATAA
- the coaE gene encoding dephospho-CoA kinase (Dephospho-CoA kinase (CoaE) performs the final step in coenzyme A biosynthesis.) has translation MLRIGLTGGIGSGKTTVSNIFRVLGIPVFDADSAARKLMEEDPALRKGLIHLFGPAAFANDRLDRKYIAHIVFNDPYRLEQLNALVHPVTIAAAEKWADAQPTAYTIKEAALFFEAGSTTGLDYIIGVYAPRHVRINRVMKRDGVSREEVLGRMNRQINEEIKMRLCDFVILNDEQELLIPQVLKLHDKFLQEKDDVGLLL, from the coding sequence ATGCTCAGGATCGGTTTAACAGGAGGCATCGGCAGCGGGAAAACCACCGTATCCAATATCTTCAGGGTACTGGGTATTCCTGTATTTGATGCCGACAGCGCCGCCCGGAAACTCATGGAAGAAGATCCTGCATTGCGCAAAGGACTTATCCATTTATTCGGACCGGCCGCTTTTGCCAACGACCGTCTCGACAGAAAATACATTGCCCATATTGTTTTCAACGATCCTTACCGGTTGGAGCAGCTCAATGCATTGGTGCACCCGGTTACCATTGCAGCTGCCGAAAAATGGGCAGATGCACAGCCCACAGCTTATACTATCAAAGAAGCCGCTTTATTTTTTGAAGCAGGATCCACTACGGGTCTTGATTATATCATCGGGGTCTATGCTCCACGTCATGTGCGGATCAACCGTGTGATGAAAAGAGACGGTGTTTCGCGGGAGGAAGTACTCGGCCGTATGAACAGGCAGATCAATGAAGAGATCAAAATGCGCCTCTGCGATTTTGTGATCCTGAACGATGAGCAGGAATTGCTGATACCGCAGGTGTTGAAGTTGCACGACAAATTCCTGCAAGAGAAGGATGACGTTGGATTGTTGTTATAG
- a CDS encoding PorP/SprF family type IX secretion system membrane protein translates to MKMTMIILLKRSFGLLLLLTIFTGTLQAQDPVFSQFYSSPLSVNPALAGNGSADWRLIINRRSQWFASGVEPFNTTSVSFDGKLFKQKDKETNYIGGGLMFMQDYGMSGAYKNNSFHGILSSHVAIDENDYHGLSIGLAATYSNLIIDYTQLSFSSQLASSGFNRALPTNEAYLSTVKPYVSMAAGITYTYTDESSNFDVGVAGYRFMKTRRSALNDSTQLDPPHYNFHADYQAFLSDRLAFNANAVYIVQNSQNFYSLGVNLGHILDDSETPTVFNTGLWYRSNDAVIPYLGLMYRNLQLGLTYDVTLSSSKNSLGSMKTFEFSLILRSPQKVAHAIPCPWK, encoded by the coding sequence ATGAAAATGACTATGATCATACTATTGAAACGATCTTTTGGTTTATTGTTATTACTGACAATTTTCACGGGCACATTGCAGGCGCAGGACCCTGTTTTTTCGCAGTTCTATTCATCACCGCTGAGTGTGAATCCAGCGCTGGCGGGCAATGGCAGTGCCGACTGGCGCCTCATCATCAACCGCAGGAGCCAGTGGTTTGCCAGCGGCGTAGAACCGTTCAATACCACTTCTGTTTCTTTTGATGGTAAACTGTTCAAACAGAAAGACAAAGAAACGAATTACATTGGCGGGGGGCTCATGTTCATGCAGGATTATGGTATGTCGGGCGCCTATAAGAACAATTCTTTCCACGGCATCCTGAGTTCTCATGTGGCCATCGATGAAAATGATTACCATGGCTTGTCAATAGGACTGGCTGCAACTTATAGCAATCTCATCATCGATTATACGCAACTCAGTTTTTCGAGTCAGCTCGCTTCTTCCGGTTTCAACAGGGCGCTGCCTACCAATGAAGCGTACTTGTCTACTGTCAAACCCTATGTTTCAATGGCCGCAGGCATCACCTATACTTATACCGATGAAAGTTCCAATTTTGATGTAGGTGTTGCAGGATACCGCTTCATGAAAACGCGCCGCTCTGCATTGAATGATTCCACGCAGCTCGATCCGCCGCATTATAATTTTCATGCCGATTACCAGGCCTTTCTGAGCGACAGGCTGGCATTCAATGCCAATGCCGTGTACATTGTTCAGAACAGCCAGAATTTTTATTCACTGGGCGTGAACCTGGGTCATATCCTCGACGATTCGGAAACACCTACCGTTTTCAACACGGGCTTGTGGTACAGGAGCAATGATGCGGTGATTCCCTACCTGGGATTAATGTACCGGAACTTGCAACTGGGGTTGACTTACGACGTAACCCTCTCCTCTTCCAAGAACTCACTGGGATCGATGAAGACATTCGAGTTTTCACTCATCCTCCGTTCGCCTCAGAAAGTGGCGCATGCGATTCCTTGCCCCTGGAAATGA
- a CDS encoding PKD-like domain-containing protein, with amino-acid sequence MLHPMSLSTLRKLHLLVIALLAFSFFSHAQQTYSVYSCSGSTFSFVQPGAPTGTTYTWGTPAINPGGAISNATAAATPQSMVVQSLTNNTTSQATATYLVTTSNNTNFTLVVTVNPQPQLSTPTNAGSICSGSPVTYTPNSTVSGTSFNWSRPAIAGINNVSSQGTGNPNEILYNTTTNPIDVTYNYTLTANGCTNNQAVIVTVKPLPTLTTSLIAPAICSGGTAVYTPASSLANTSFSWTRAVVSGISAGPNSGGPNVNEQLNNTTLLPKTVTYVYTLTANTYGCSNNQNVSLTVNPVPSVSNPPSISSCSGNIFMITPSPVPAGTTYTWQAPVISPAGAITGGGTNTIGQNYIGQALTNNSGSTATATYTVTPSSYGCVGTSFTATVNVNPGGSVAMLSSSLTPPDICSATSFFYHPTSAAAGPSFSWTRFAVAGISQAVTTGSGDINESLTNTTFLPVTVKYAITTTSNGCSNTQDIAVNVNPSTVLSTSLTPPAVCSNTVFSYTPMSQTANTAFNWTRASVNGISNAAASGTGNPNETLINTTSGSIAVTYTYNLITPNGCTNNQSVVVNINPTPTLSSTQTPNAVCSGSTFNYIPTSATAGATFTWNRAVVTSISNGAGNGTYNPAEILVNTSLNPVNVPYTYTISANNCSSTAIVTVPINPVPNIANQTLAACSNTVFNLTPASVPSNTTYTWTAPVIAPVGAVSGGSAQTTGQASISQLLTNQTINSATATYTVTPTAAGCTGASFTATVTLNPVPAVANQLLAAICSGNAFNYTPASMPAGTTYTWSNPLLAPASGLTGGSAQPISQTSIGQSLSSVNNIMDTATYTVTPSTNGCAGNTFTVTVPVKPVPILFSMTDTICSGTPFSILPSPVPANTTYTWPTPVVFPFGSVINGGQQTTPVPTISQTLVNTTAATGQVVYTITPVATGCTGAPFTLTAVVGVPLPPIANQSTIICSGTSFNMTPATAPPGTTYTWSVPVVSPAGSVLGLSAAATPQPIISQTLTNLINVTDTVVYFVRPYNTGCQGNIFTATVRVKPSPKANITGNAVICAYPQDTLSISFTGNAPWSFNYTDTLGVSRTISGIKTSPYTWITPSLRNATSQTFAISGVKEMACSNFTDTFYFSQRINHLPIGKIVSLHGNYICNNILDTLYVVSLPSDTVSYQWLLNGVALPGATTDSIGTLTPGNYNARLTNQFGCVDTAASNLGLILINKPVLKFSYDSYCINTLMHLTNLTDTTFTGAVQWLWNLGDSTSANTYHATDTYLTGGDRHIRLTATQANCAAYSVSLDTTITIQVPIAAVRLPSISAYKSVPTMIGGRYLPGYTYQWNPTRGITSPNSDSTIFNHSQTQQYLVNLISSGGCYTPDTLLVRVFDNGMLDILVPRSFTPNGDGVNDILYSYHIGLTQFHYFKIYNRYGQLMFETRDPDAGWNGTAGGTAQPMGVYIWIAEGIAADGSLIRKTGETLLLR; translated from the coding sequence ATGCTTCATCCGATGTCCCTTTCTACGCTGCGTAAATTGCACTTACTTGTTATTGCCCTGCTCGCCTTTTCTTTCTTTTCCCACGCGCAGCAAACCTATAGCGTATACAGCTGTAGTGGCAGTACCTTCAGTTTTGTTCAACCCGGCGCTCCCACCGGCACTACTTATACCTGGGGAACGCCCGCCATCAATCCGGGTGGCGCCATCAGCAATGCTACCGCGGCTGCTACACCGCAGAGCATGGTAGTACAATCACTCACCAATAACACCACATCACAGGCAACTGCCACTTACCTTGTTACGACTTCCAACAATACCAACTTTACATTGGTGGTAACAGTGAATCCGCAGCCGCAATTGTCTACTCCCACCAATGCAGGATCCATCTGTAGCGGCAGCCCGGTTACCTATACACCCAACAGCACGGTATCGGGCACCAGCTTCAACTGGAGCCGGCCTGCGATCGCCGGTATCAATAATGTTTCTAGCCAGGGCACGGGCAATCCGAATGAAATCCTCTATAATACCACCACCAATCCCATCGATGTTACTTACAATTATACATTAACCGCGAATGGCTGTACCAATAACCAGGCAGTGATTGTTACAGTAAAGCCTTTACCCACACTGACTACTTCCCTGATAGCTCCTGCCATTTGCAGTGGCGGAACAGCTGTGTATACGCCTGCTTCCAGTCTTGCCAATACCAGTTTCAGCTGGACCAGGGCTGTTGTAAGCGGCATCAGCGCAGGACCTAACAGTGGCGGACCTAACGTCAATGAACAACTCAACAATACCACACTCCTGCCCAAAACAGTTACCTATGTGTATACTTTAACTGCAAATACCTATGGTTGTTCCAACAACCAAAATGTGTCTTTAACGGTAAATCCGGTACCATCGGTATCTAATCCACCATCCATTAGTTCGTGTAGTGGCAATATATTTATGATAACACCTTCGCCAGTACCTGCCGGTACAACATACACTTGGCAGGCTCCCGTAATCTCTCCCGCTGGTGCGATTACAGGAGGCGGTACCAATACCATTGGACAGAATTATATTGGCCAGGCGCTTACCAACAACAGCGGATCTACAGCTACTGCCACTTATACGGTTACACCAAGCTCCTATGGATGCGTTGGAACCAGTTTTACTGCCACTGTTAACGTAAACCCGGGCGGTTCCGTTGCAATGCTCAGCAGCAGCCTCACACCACCTGATATATGCAGCGCCACATCGTTCTTTTATCATCCTACTTCAGCCGCTGCTGGTCCCAGTTTCAGCTGGACACGCTTCGCAGTAGCGGGCATCAGTCAGGCTGTAACAACAGGCAGTGGAGATATCAATGAATCATTGACCAATACCACTTTTCTTCCGGTTACTGTCAAGTACGCCATTACTACCACATCCAATGGCTGCTCCAATACACAGGATATTGCAGTTAATGTGAATCCTTCTACAGTGTTAAGCACTTCGCTTACACCGCCTGCTGTGTGTAGTAATACGGTATTCAGTTATACGCCTATGAGCCAAACAGCCAACACTGCATTTAACTGGACCAGGGCATCTGTAAATGGCATCAGCAATGCAGCGGCCAGCGGAACCGGCAATCCCAATGAAACACTGATCAATACTACCAGCGGGTCCATTGCTGTTACGTACACCTATAATCTTATTACACCCAATGGTTGTACCAATAACCAATCGGTGGTGGTGAATATCAATCCAACGCCTACACTGAGCAGTACACAAACTCCCAATGCTGTATGCAGTGGCAGCACCTTCAATTATATTCCTACTTCTGCTACGGCAGGCGCTACTTTTACCTGGAACAGAGCGGTAGTTACTTCTATCAGCAACGGAGCGGGCAATGGTACTTATAACCCGGCAGAGATACTGGTTAATACCAGCCTCAACCCGGTGAATGTACCTTATACCTATACCATCAGTGCCAATAACTGTTCCAGTACAGCTATTGTTACCGTTCCCATTAACCCGGTACCCAATATTGCCAACCAAACCCTCGCGGCTTGCAGCAATACCGTATTTAACCTCACACCTGCCAGCGTTCCATCGAACACCACTTATACCTGGACGGCGCCTGTGATCGCACCCGTTGGCGCTGTTTCGGGCGGATCTGCACAAACAACCGGGCAAGCCAGCATCAGCCAGTTGCTCACCAACCAAACCATCAACTCTGCTACGGCTACCTATACGGTTACGCCCACTGCGGCAGGATGTACCGGCGCGTCATTTACAGCCACTGTTACCCTCAACCCTGTTCCTGCTGTAGCTAACCAGTTGCTGGCAGCTATATGCAGCGGTAACGCGTTTAATTATACGCCCGCCAGCATGCCGGCAGGAACTACTTATACCTGGAGCAATCCCTTGCTGGCGCCTGCGAGCGGTTTAACAGGCGGCAGTGCGCAACCGATCAGTCAGACTTCTATCGGGCAATCGCTCAGCAGCGTCAATAATATCATGGATACAGCCACTTATACGGTAACGCCTTCCACCAATGGATGTGCGGGTAATACCTTCACCGTTACCGTACCGGTTAAGCCAGTACCGATTCTTTTCAGCATGACAGATACCATTTGTTCCGGTACTCCATTCAGTATACTGCCTTCACCTGTACCGGCCAACACAACATACACATGGCCTACACCGGTGGTATTTCCATTTGGTTCAGTGATCAACGGAGGCCAGCAAACCACGCCGGTACCTACTATTTCGCAAACACTGGTGAATACTACCGCCGCTACCGGTCAGGTTGTTTACACCATTACGCCGGTGGCTACCGGCTGCACAGGCGCACCTTTTACGCTAACAGCTGTAGTAGGTGTACCGCTGCCACCTATTGCCAACCAATCAACCATTATTTGTAGCGGTACCAGCTTCAATATGACGCCGGCTACTGCACCGCCCGGCACCACGTATACCTGGAGTGTGCCGGTGGTGAGTCCCGCCGGCAGTGTATTGGGATTGAGCGCTGCTGCTACTCCACAGCCCATCATCAGTCAAACCCTTACCAACCTCATCAATGTTACCGACACGGTAGTGTATTTTGTGCGGCCTTACAATACCGGTTGCCAGGGGAATATTTTTACCGCTACCGTTCGCGTAAAGCCATCACCCAAAGCCAATATTACCGGCAATGCAGTGATCTGTGCTTATCCGCAAGACACATTATCCATCAGCTTTACCGGTAATGCACCCTGGAGTTTTAATTATACCGATACCCTCGGTGTATCGCGTACTATTTCGGGTATCAAAACATCGCCCTATACCTGGATCACACCTTCTTTGCGCAATGCCACCAGCCAGACTTTCGCCATCAGCGGTGTGAAAGAAATGGCTTGCAGCAACTTCACCGATACCTTCTATTTCTCACAAAGGATCAATCACCTGCCGATTGGTAAGATCGTTTCGCTGCACGGTAATTATATCTGCAATAATATCCTGGATACCCTGTATGTTGTTTCATTGCCTTCCGATACCGTCAGTTACCAGTGGTTGCTGAACGGAGTGGCCCTTCCCGGAGCCACCACCGATTCCATCGGCACACTCACGCCCGGCAATTACAATGCGAGACTCACCAACCAGTTCGGTTGCGTGGATACGGCGGCATCCAACCTGGGGTTGATACTCATCAATAAACCCGTTCTCAAATTCAGTTACGATTCCTATTGCATTAACACGTTGATGCATTTAACCAATCTCACCGATACTACTTTCACCGGCGCCGTTCAATGGTTGTGGAATTTGGGTGATAGTACATCGGCCAACACCTATCATGCTACAGATACTTATCTTACTGGCGGCGACAGGCATATACGGCTCACTGCCACCCAGGCGAATTGTGCTGCATATAGTGTATCGCTTGATACTACTATCACCATACAGGTTCCGATTGCAGCAGTGCGATTGCCATCGATCAGCGCTTATAAGAGTGTGCCTACCATGATTGGAGGAAGATATTTGCCGGGTTATACTTATCAATGGAATCCTACCAGGGGTATCACTTCACCCAATAGCGACAGTACCATTTTCAACCATTCACAAACACAACAATACCTGGTGAACCTCATCTCTTCAGGCGGATGTTATACGCCCGATACATTATTGGTGCGCGTTTTTGATAATGGCATGTTAGATATATTGGTTCCACGATCTTTCACGCCTAATGGCGATGGGGTGAACGACATACTATATTCGTATCATATAGGTTTGACGCAATTCCATTATTTCAAAATATACAACCGGTACGGGCAACTGATGTTTGAGACCCGCGATCCCGATGCAGGCTGGAACGGCACGGCAGGAGGAACGGCGCAGCCGATGGGTGTCTATATATGGATAGCGGAAGGCATTGCCGCAGACGGCAGCCTGATTAGAAAAACCGGGGAAACACTTTTATTACGCTGA